The following is a genomic window from Solidesulfovibrio sp..
TGTCGGGCAAGCACTGCCTTGACGCGATCGCGCCGCGCCACCGCTTCCAGTTCCTTCCCGCCCGCGATCCGTCGGCCTTTCCCCGCCACCGCCCACCATACGCGCAATCCCGTGGCAGCCATTGCAAACGGGCAGCGCTTTGGGTACTGGAAAAACTTCAATCCCTGCCACTGGCCGGGCACAACCGCGTAACGCATCGACCACGCGAGGCAAGGCATGCTGCGAAATCTCCGTTTGTGGGCCAAGATCACGGTTGCCATGGGCGCGATCGTCGGCGTCGTCGTCGCCGTGCTGACCGCCAACAACCTCGGCGGCATGACCAGCCTGATCCATGAGGCCGAACGCAGTGCCCTCGACGCCTACTTTAAGACCCTCACCAACGGCATCGCCACGCAAAGCCGCACGGCCGAGGCCCTCAGCGCCCTGGTGGCCGGCATGCCACTCGTTCAGGAACGCTTCGACGCCGGCGACCGCAAGGCCATAAGCGACCTGTTCGCCCCCGGTTTCGCCCGCATGGACAAGGAGTACGGCATCAAGCAGTTCCAGTTCCACACGCCGCCGGCCACCTCCTATTTCCGCGTCCATCTGCCGGCCAAGTTCGGCGACGACCTGTCATCCTTCCGGCATACGGTGGTGGAGACCAACAGGACCCAAACCCCCACCAGAGGGCTCGAGGGCGGCGTGGCCGGACTGGGCATACGCGCCGTGGTCCCGGTCTTTCACGGCGGCAGGCACCTGGGGTCGGTGGAATTCGGCCTGGCCTTCGACCAGGGCTTTTTCGACGAGTTCAAGGCCCAAAGCGGGGTGGACGCCGGCCTTTTCCTCCCCGACAAGGACGGCTTCACGACCATGGCCTCCACCTTCGGCAAGGACGCGCTGCTGCCCGCCGCGGTGCTGCAAAAGGCCATGGCCGGCGAGCCGCAGATCGGGCACCACCGGCAAAACGGCGTGCCCTACGTGGTCTATGCCGGCGCGGTCAAGGATTATTCCGGCAAGGCCATCGGCGTCGTCGAGATCGTCATGGACAGCAGCCGCTATGAAAAGGCCCTGCACACGGCCCGCACCAACGCCGTGCTCATCGGCGTCCTGTCCGTGGCCTGCGGCCTGCTCCTGGCCATGCTGCTGGCCCATCACATGGCCCGGCGCATCAACACGGTGGTGGCCGCCGTCGGGAAGGTGGCCGAGGGGGACCTGTCCGCGACCGTGTCCCTGCCGGGCCGCGACGAGATCTCCGACCTGGCCAGGGCCACCGACGCCATGCGCCACAAACTGCACACCCTGGCCCAGTCCGTGCGCGACAACGCCTTCCGGGTCCACGCCGCGGCCCAGGAGATCGCCGACGCCGTGGGCGGCCAGGCCGCCACCTCCACCCAGATGTCGTCCTCCGTGGCCGAGATCACCTCGACCATGGAGGAGCTTTCGGCCTCCTCGGCCCAGATCGCCGACCACTCCCAGTCGGTGGTGGACATCGCCAACCAGACACTGACCGGAACCCGCGACGGTTCCGACGCCATGCAGACGGTGCTCGACCGCATAAACGACATCCGCGCCGACAACCAGCGCAGCTTGCAGGAGATCATCGAACTCGGCGTGCGCTCCAAGCAGATCGGCAAGGTCATGGAGATCATCAACGCCGTGGCCGACCAGACCAAGCTCATCGCCTTCAACGCCGCCCTGGAGGCCTCCAGCGCCGGCGAGGCCGGCAAGCGCTTCTCGGTCGTGGCCAGCGAAATCCGTCGCCTGGCCGACAGCGTCACCGACTCCACCCGCGAGATCGAAGCGAAAGTCGGCGAGATTCAGGATTCCATAAGCCGGCTGGTCATCACCTCCGAAAAGGGCAGTTCCCTCATCGTGGCCGGCTCCTCGGCCAGCGCCAGCACGGCCGAACAGCTCGGCAGGATCGTCGCCGCCGCCGGCAAGACCTCCAGCGCCGCCCAGCAGATCTCCCTGTCCACCAAGCAGCAGCAGATCGCCAGCTCCCAGGTCGTGGTGGCCCTGCGCGAGATCGTGTCCGCCAGTTCCCACACCGAGCAGTCCCTGGCGCGCATCTCGGAAATCAGCCGGGAGATGTCCGACATGTCCGGGCACCTGGAAGCGCTCGTGCGCCAGTTCAAGCTGGCGGCCACGGATTCGGAATAGAAGCATGAAGAAAATCCGCGTGCTCATCGTCGACGATAGCCCCTTGGCCAGGGCGTTGTTGCGCGATTTCCTCGAGGACGAGGACGACATGGAAGTCGTGGGCGAGGCGGCCGACGGCCGCGAGGCCGTGGCCCTGGCCGCCGAGCTGCGCCCGGACCTGGTCACCATGGACCTCGAAATGCCCGTGATGCACGGCCTGGAAGCCATCGAGGCCATCATGCATTCCCGGGGCGTGCCCATCCTGGTGGTCAGCAGCCTGGCCGACGCCCAGAACGCCCTGGCCGCCGTGGGCCGCGGCGCCCTGGAGGTCATCGCCAAGCCGAGCTACGACCCCGAGGAGGCGGCGCTGTTCGTGGCCAAGGCCAGGATGTTGGCCGGGGTGACCGTGATCACCCGCCTGCGGCCGCGCAATCCCGTGCCGGCCGTCCCGGGGCTCGCGTCGGCGGGCGCGCCGATACCGGCGAGGGCCGGGCGCGACGGATACGAGCGGGTGGTGGCCATCGCCTCCTCCACCGGCGGCCCCCAGGCCTTGGCGCAAATCCTGCCCGCCTTGCCGGCGGATTTTCCCTGCCCGGTGGTCATCGCCCAGCACATCGCCGACGGGTTCGCCGCCGGCATGGCCGGCTGGCTGGCCGGCATCTGCAAGC
Proteins encoded in this region:
- a CDS encoding methyl-accepting chemotaxis protein; translated protein: MLRNLRLWAKITVAMGAIVGVVVAVLTANNLGGMTSLIHEAERSALDAYFKTLTNGIATQSRTAEALSALVAGMPLVQERFDAGDRKAISDLFAPGFARMDKEYGIKQFQFHTPPATSYFRVHLPAKFGDDLSSFRHTVVETNRTQTPTRGLEGGVAGLGIRAVVPVFHGGRHLGSVEFGLAFDQGFFDEFKAQSGVDAGLFLPDKDGFTTMASTFGKDALLPAAVLQKAMAGEPQIGHHRQNGVPYVVYAGAVKDYSGKAIGVVEIVMDSSRYEKALHTARTNAVLIGVLSVACGLLLAMLLAHHMARRINTVVAAVGKVAEGDLSATVSLPGRDEISDLARATDAMRHKLHTLAQSVRDNAFRVHAAAQEIADAVGGQAATSTQMSSSVAEITSTMEELSASSAQIADHSQSVVDIANQTLTGTRDGSDAMQTVLDRINDIRADNQRSLQEIIELGVRSKQIGKVMEIINAVADQTKLIAFNAALEASSAGEAGKRFSVVASEIRRLADSVTDSTREIEAKVGEIQDSISRLVITSEKGSSLIVAGSSASASTAEQLGRIVAAAGKTSSAAQQISLSTKQQQIASSQVVVALREIVSASSHTEQSLARISEISREMSDMSGHLEALVRQFKLAATDSE
- the cheB gene encoding chemotaxis-specific protein-glutamate methyltransferase CheB, which produces MKKIRVLIVDDSPLARALLRDFLEDEDDMEVVGEAADGREAVALAAELRPDLVTMDLEMPVMHGLEAIEAIMHSRGVPILVVSSLADAQNALAAVGRGALEVIAKPSYDPEEAALFVAKARMLAGVTVITRLRPRNPVPAVPGLASAGAPIPARAGRDGYERVVAIASSTGGPQALAQILPALPADFPCPVVIAQHIADGFAAGMAGWLAGICKLPVRLAAAGEALHPGVVYISPSEKHLSVTPARRFALLERAPGDIFHPCCDVLLSSVAAVFGPMAVGVILTGMSRDGVSGLSRIRAQGGITLAQDEATSVVFGMNRVAIEAGAAQRVLPVEGIADALTRLAGAGQAA